From the Actinomycetota bacterium genome, the window GGGCAGAAGCCGTTGAGGGATGTCGTGTTGTGGATAATCCTTCTTCTCAGCGCTTTCTCGGCCGGCGTCGGCGTAGTCTCGATGCCGGCAGGCTTCGATATCGGCGGCATCGTAGACGCGGCGGCCTCTTCGAGTTCGCTCGCAAGCCGTATCGAGATTTGGAAGACCTCGCTCCTTATGATCGCGGACAAGCCGCTCTTTGGTTTCGGCCTAGATCAGACCAAAGATTGGTTCAACCTCTACATGACCGAAGGACTGGCCGACCTGGAAAACACCCTCCACAGCCGGGCTCACAATATATTTCTACAGATGAGCCTCGATGGCGGATTGCCGCTGCTCTTCGCCAATCTCTGGCTTTTTATATATGTGACGCTCAAAGGCGCGCGGCACTTGAAGAGAAATCCCGATGACTATATAGTCATCGGCCTTCTCGGCTCCCTTCTCGGCTCTTTCGCGCAAGGCTTGACGGGCATCGCCACATTGGATCAAGAGGTCTTCGTCTGGTTTGTCATGGGCGCTATCGTTGGGCTCGTTTCCAACGGGCGGCAGCGCGAAGTTAAAGCGAGGATTCCTGGCGGAAAACCGCAGGTCGTTGCGGCGAGCGCACTGGCTGTAATCGTCGCCGTCGCCGCTCTTTTTCCCTTAGGCGCGGAAGCGCGATATTTAATCGCCTCCGAGGAGGCTAAGTCGACGTTGAGCAAAGGAGCATTGGAGCGCGCGCGACGGGCTGGAAAATATCTGCTCGTCCAACCGTTTTTTCAGGCCAACCTGGCCAGAATCCATCTTATTTTTACAGCCGAGCACGGAGACCCCTCATATGCGCGCAACGCCGCCGAAATCGTCGAGCAAGGCCTTGAGTATGCGCCAAATGGCTCTGAACTCCGTCTCGTTCAGGGAACCACATATCTGACCATAGCCGAATTTACGAGAGACGAAGCCGATATCGAGAAGGCGGTCGAAAGTCTGGAGGCGGCGCATAAGCGAACGCCCCTGCTGCTGACCGTAAACGAGAACCTGCTCGAAGCCTACATGTTAAAGGGGGATTACCGGGCGGTACTCGAGACGGCCGACTTTGTCGGCTCGTTCAAAGAAAACGAGACTCATTCAATGGTCGCGCGCGCGGTCGCTCTTGAGGCTCTGGGCAGGCGCGCCGAAGCGGAGCGGCTCTACAAAGAAACACTCGAACTCCACCCCGGTGTCTTGCGGCTAAAGAAGCGGCTGGTTGCGCTCAGGCCCGACGCGTCGCGCACCAAGAGCGCGTCGGGCGACGACTGAGATGGAAGCGGTTATTTCCGAGTCGAGCAGCTCCCGCAGCCGCCGCCACACGCGGCGTGACTCGGGAGCGGGTTCATGCAGCGCGGGCATGCCAGTATCAACAAATCGTCTGTCTTAAAGCCGCACGTCTTACAGACCTTCAGCTCGGGTTTCTTGCTAGCGCACCGCATACTCTCGCCACCTTTCCACAAATGTTTTCAAGCGGACCACCGGAACCCTACAGCAACAGCTGGGCGAGTATGCCGCCTATGCCGAAGGCGAGCACCCAGCTTCCCAGCCAAATCGGAATCGCTTGCCGAAGGCCCCGTTCTTTGAGAAGTATCATCAGCGAGGCTATGCAGGGCACAAATAGCGTTATGGTTACGAGCGCTACGAGCGTCTGCATCGGCGCCAGGCTCATCTCGAAGAGACCCGCCGCTCCGAAGTCCCGTCTGACGAGACCCATGACAAAGGCGGTCGACGCCTCTTTGGGAAGTTTCAGCCAGCCGGTCGTGAGCGGTGCCCATGCGTTCTGCCAGGCGGTCAGCGCGTGGGTAATCTTCATTATCGAGACTACGAGCGCGCCGATGGCGAACCATGGAATCGCCTCCTTCATGAAGTAGTAGGTGCGGGTCGCGGCCTTTCGTGTCACGTTATCCGGGCGCGGCAGGCGCAACGGCGGCAGGTCGATGAGGAGCGGAGCCGATTTGCCCGGCAACACCCTCGCCAGGATCGTTCCGATGATAGCCAAGGTCAAAAAGACGATGCCTATGTATAGCAGGATGTAAAATCCGCCGATTGCCGCTAAAAGAACGGTGATGACGCCGAGCTGCGCCGAGCAGGGAATCGCCCACTGCAATATCGCGGTGGCGATAGTCTTCTCGCGTTCGGTTCCCAGCAGCCGCGTTGTAATCGTTGCCATGGTCACACAGCCGAAACCCAAGATCAGGGGGACGACGGCGCGGCCGTTTAAGCCTATTGCGTTTAGCGCTCGGTCGACCAAGGTCGCCAGCCTCGGCAGGTAGCCCGAGTCCTCCATCAACGCCAGAGCCAAGTAAAAACCGAGCACCAACGGCAAGAGCAGCCCTAAAAGGTAGGTGGCGGTCATGGTCAGCACGCCAAACTCACCGATAAGAATTTCGCCCAACGGCGTGCTCTCGCTGACAATCGGCTCGACGATGCCCCGGATAAACGGTTCCCAGTAGCCCTGCATGACGGCCTCTTCGGTGATGCCTACGATGGTTTGCGCGACGAAGACCGCCACCAATTGATAGAGTCCGTACAGAACCAGGGCGAGGAAGGGCACACCGGTAAGCGGGTTCAAGACGAACCGGCCCATCTTTTGACGCACCGTCTCCGCGAGCGCCTTCTCTCTTACGACATGGCCGACAATATCGTTGACCCGCTCGCGACGCCTGACGTAAATTATCTCTCGGTCGGCGGCGGGTTTTATGCCGTGACGCGCCGCGACATGTTCGTCGCCTTCGAGAACCATCAGCGCCTCCGGCTGCGAGCCGACGCGTGAGAGCATCTCATGCAGCTTTTTGTGGAGGAAGGGGTCCTGGTTGCCTTCGCGTGCGTCATCCAGCGCGGCCGTTACCTCGGCCAAACCGCGCTTCGTTACGGCTACCGTCGGAACGACAGGCACTCCCAGGAGGTCGGAGAGGAGGTCGACATCGATCGCTATGCTCTGTTCCTCGACTTCGTCCATAAAATTAAGGGCGACCACCATCGGCAGGCCCATATCGATAAGTTGCAGCGTCAAGAAGAGGTCGCGCTCGATATGGACCGCGTCGACGACATTTACGACCATGTCGGCGCTTAAAATTATATCGCGGGCGACGATCTCCTCGTCGTTGAAGGAGGAGACCCCGTAGATTCCCGGGGTGTCGACTATGGCGTCATCGCCGTAGCGCGCCTGCGATATTTCAATTGTCGTTCCCGGATAGTTCGAGACATCGACGTATAAACCCGAAAAGTAATTGAAAAAGACCGATTTGCCGACATTGGGGTTGCCCGCAAGGACTATTTTCTTGCGGCCCTCGGGCAGATTTATAGCGAGGGAGCCGGCATGGGAGTGGCCCCCATGAGTCGTCTTGACGGCGCCCAGCTCTTTCTTAGCCGTTTTTTCCTTGGACATGCGCGCTCCTTTCGACCGTGATTGTTTTGGCCAACTCGCGGCCGATCGCGATCTCTTGACGGTTTTTTCTCAACACCACCGGGCCGAAGGGGACCTTAGTGTGGCATATGACGCTGCTGCCTTCACCGATACCAAATCGGATGAACTGCGTCTTCGCCATATCGTCAGGAATCTCTTTGATCACTACCTCTTCGCCGGTTTTAACTTGATCTAGACACATAACACGCTCCTCGTCTATCTGAGATTGTGACTCCATCTCAATCCTTTATCAAAAAAATATCCCTATGCTTTAACTGCAAGCTTACACTTGGCGCACCAGCCATAGATGTTCAGGCTGTGCCCGATTGCCTTGAAGCCCGCTTTTTCACACGCCCACTCTTGAAGCTGCTCGATGAGCGGCTCCTCGAACTCCCACACCTCGCCGCAGACCGTGCAGACGAGATGGTCGTGGTGGGGATGGCCCGCCGTATGCTCGTATGCGGAGCGACCCTCGCCGAGGTCTATCTTTTCCACCAGGCCGCTCTCGACCAGAAGGTCGAGGGTGCGGTAGACCGTTGCGCGGGATGCTTTGCTCCCGGCGCTCTTCAGTTTCTTGAGCACTTCCTCGGCGTCGAGGTGGTCGTGGCTAGAGAAGACCTCTTCGGCAACCGATTTGCGCTCCGTCGTAAAGAGCAGCCCTTTTGTCTCTATAAACTTCATAAACTGCTGCGTTTCAGGCCTCATAACACGCTCCGTTGAGAATGTATCTCAATAATAATACAAAGTCCGTGGTCATGTCAACAACTTTATTAAGAAATTCTTCAAAATAACAGTTAAATAACGAGGAATAAACAAACGCTCAATTGAATTGTGGAATTCCTCTGGTCGATAATTCCGGCCTAGGATAGACAGAGAGGCGGCTTTTGATTTGAGTCTGCTAAATGCTTATACTTAGGTTATTAGCGGGGCAAGTAGCGCCTTGGAGCATTTCCACTCAGCATATGTGAAGGCGCCCCATGGGCGAGTAGCGTGCCGTCCTCCCGCGGATTGATAGTCCGAGGGCGGGCGATAGCGAGAATGAGAGCGCGTGCGATGAGGAAGAAGACAGAAACAAAGGAAGAGAATACGTTCGCGCCGCTCGTCGCGGTTCTCGCGGCATCGTTGATGCTTTTGCCGCTCGTTATGTACCCGTTTATGGCGGATGTCTACGCTCTGCCCAAGGCGACCCTTCTATCGGTCTCAACCCTGCTTCTGCTCTTTCTCTATTTTCGATACGCGGTGGCCGCACGGGGGTTCACCGTCTATCGCTCGCCGCTCGACGGCATAGTCTTTCTTTATGTGGCGGCGGTTACCGTTTCACTTTTAATCTCCGACCAGCCGCTCTTGGGGTTGGTCGGCAAATACAAGCGCTATGAAGGTCTTCCCGCGTTGTTTTCGTTTGCGGTCGTCTATTTTATTGCGGCTCAGACCATTCGCGACGAGAAGAGCCTCGAGCGGCTCCTTAAGGTGCTCGCCGTCGGACTGATTCCGGTCGTGCTCTATGGCTTCGCGCAAGCCGCGGGGTATGATTTCCCGGGAGTGCTCCTCTTTGAGAGAAGGGCCCAATCGAGCCTGGGTAATCCGATTGTGCTCGGCACTTATCTCGTAGTCATGCTGCCGCTCTTGTATGGTTTGGGGAAGAATAGCTCTCAGCCGAATTGGCGCTCGCTTTCGTGGTTGTCGATGCCCGCGCTCTTCGTCTGCCTCCTCTTGACCGAGTCGAGGGGTGCCTTGGTCGGCTTGGGCGCAAGCATGGTCGCGCTCTTCGCGCTTGGGCGACCGCCTGCCGCGGCACACGCGAAAAAAAAGCGACGAAACCCCGCCGAGCGGGGCGGGCGCATGCGCGTAATATATATTGTGGTGGCCGTCTTGGTCGTCCTAATCGCGCTCTTTGCCGTTCTCCCAACGGACAATCTAGGAAAGCGCGCTGTCTCCACCTTCGCTTTCTCGGAAGGTTCAGTCGCTACGCGTATCGAGATTTGGAAAGCATCGCTCGCTATGGTCGCCGATCGGCCGCTGACCGGTTTCGGCTTAGAGCAAATGGGCTACCGGTTTACGCAGTTTAAGACCGACCGGCACTCGAAAATCGCGCCGAGCGCGGTCACAGACCGCGCGCACAACGATTTTCTCCAAACCGCGGTCGACTCCGGCCTTCTCGGACTCCTCTTCTACTTGTGGATGATAATAGCGGTTGCGCTGAGCTTATATCGCGGCAGGCGCGCAACACCTTATGCCGGCGCACTCTTTGCGGCGCTCACCGGCTATTTCGCTCAGGCGCAAACCGGGATTCCGGCGGTCTTTATGACGCCTCTCGTCTGGATGCTTTTGGCTGTCGCCATGAACTTGTCGGGGCGCAGTCGGGCAGTGAGGGTCGAGTTGCCGGCGTGGCTTGGGTCGCCTGCGAGTGCCTACGTTGTCGGCGCCGCATGCGCGGTGCTCGCTTTGGCGTCGTTCTTGCCTGTCGCGGCCGACCTGCGCATCCACAAAGGCCAACAAGCGGCCTGGGAGTCCTTTGAGACGGTCGCTCCCGAGAGGGCGGCCCCCCATATCGAGAGCGCCCTGAGGCTATACCCCTATCAGACGGCTTATTCGAGAATGGCCGCTGAGTTTTATCTGGATTATGCCGTTTACGCGGGCAACGACATCTTCGCTCAGCGCGCGGCGCTCATCGCCGAGCAGGGGCTTGCGCTCAACGAGCGTGATTTTGAGTTGACATACTATGCGGGAGAAGCAAGCCTTCTCAGCTATCGCTTCAAGGAGAACCCGCTATCGTTGGCTAGAGCCCAGGATTACTTTGAGGCGACCGAGAAGCTTTGGCCGCAGGTTGATTTTATAGACAGCAGGCTGCTGGAGGTCGCTTTATTGCGGGGCGACAACGAGAAGGCGCTCGCAAAAGCGCGCGAGATGGTCGACGAAGGGCAAGAGGATGTTCGGGCATATTATGTTTTGCTCGCGGAAGCGCGGCGGCTCGATGATGACGAGCAAGTCACGAAGTACCTAAAGATTATCGAGAAAATGCAGCCGGGTGTCTTAGAGCGCACGGAGGGGCGCTAGGACATGCTTGCCGGCTCACCCGAATCTTCATAACAGCAGACGAGGTTGCGGCCCCGCCGCTTACACACGGTCAGCGCCGTGTTTACAGCGGCTACCAGGCTGTCGGCGTCAGTTCCGAGACAGGGGAACTCCGCGATACCCACGCTTATCGAGAGGCGCATCTCGTCTTGGTTGCCCGAGATAAAGACATCGTTGACCTGTCTTCTGATACGGTTGGCAAGTACCGAAGCCTGCGGGCAACTGGTGCTCGGCAAGACGAGCGCAAACTCGTCACCCCCATAGCGGGCCTTGTAGTCGGTCAAGCGTGAGCAGGAATTGATTATCTCGGCAACCCGCTTGATGGCCCAATCGCCCTTAGCGTGCCCCATGGCATCGTTGATTAGCGCGAGGTTGTCTATGTCCATCATGAGAACGGAGAAGTAGCCGCCGTAGCGCTTCGCTCTTCTGATCTCCGAGTCGAGTAGCTCAAAGAAGTGTCGGCTGTTGTTGAGCCCGGTGAGCGCATCGGTCGTCGTCAGCTTCTCGTTTTTCTCGAGCAGGAGCGCTTTCTGAAGGGCCATCGCGGCTTGCGCGGCGTATGCGTAGAACACCCGGAATTGATTATCGGAAAACGCGCGGTTTACAAAATCACCGACGAACAGGAGACCGATAACCGTCTCGCCCTCGCGAAGCGCGGTGGCGATAACCGACATCGTCCCCTCGTTCATGACGGGATTGTCGAAGCGCGGCTCTTGGGCGGCGTCCGCGATATATAGCGGGTTTTCCTTATCGAGCAGGAGTTCGGTTATTCCGCCCGGCTCGATCTCCCAGCTCGTATAGTCTTCGAGGTCTTTGGCGTAGCCTACGGCGTCCGCGAGCCGGCAAATCTCGCGCCGCTCGTCGAAAATGAGAAGGCTCCCCGTCGCGCACCCGGTAAGTTCTATCGCGCCCTCGACGATGGCGCGATAGATGCTCTTGCTCTCTTTTTTCGCGGCAAGCTCGACCGCCGACGCGAAGATGCTCTCTACGCTCTCATGGTGTCCGCGGCTCTTCTCCGCCAGGACGCGCATGATGTCGGCGCCTCGGCCCCGGACAACCTCGACATCGCCGAGCGTTTCCAGGCTGTCCGACAGTCCTTCGTCGCTAGGGCCGACGTCGATTATGATATCGACATCGCCGATGGACGGCAGTTCCTCAAGTCTTTCGAAGACGGGGATGTTGAGTTCGGATACGAGCGCGGCGTTGAGTCGGTCGCCGCCTCGCCCACAGAAACCCACGATGTTCGCGGATTGGCATTCGTTAAGCGCGGATACGAGATAGAAACCTTCATTGCCGGCGCCGATGATTGCGATGTTCATAGTGTCGTTTTTGCCCATGGCTTGCTACCCCCAATTGGTCTGACGGAACTAAAAGCCCTCTTACGAAAATATCGTCATGGCGATTTGAAGCTTTAGCTATTATAACATAGGGGAGCGTCTTTCAGGGAAGAAGAGTTGACCGAGAAAGCGATAAGGGCTCGCTGGCCAAGCGAGCCCTTATATTGCGCGCAATCGCTTTAATCGTTTCTTACGGATGCGCGTGCCGCGCTACGTCCATCTCGTTGCTCCCGTGTCGGGGAGCCTTGCGGATACGTCCGCTCGTGGCGTCCGCGCACGTTTATCCGAACCATAGAGAACATTTGCTACTAATGCCGGCCCGCCCGTCGGAGGGTCGGCGGTGTGCCCTGAGGCACGGGTGCTACCGCTACGGCAAGCCGCGAGTGAGCAGCTCGTCGTAGTGGTCGTCGAAGTTAAGCGTTGGCGGTGCGTCGACATGACCGTCACTACCAGCCGTTTGACCTGAATTCCAGATGTTTGGATTATGGCAATCCAAACAAACGCTGTCCAGGTCGTGTGCTGTATAGGTCGTCGTTCCATCGAACCTACCTTCACCGACGCCAACCCAGGTGTTGTTGTCAAAGTTCAGACCGAAGAGGTCGTCTTTGAGCATTTTCCAGCCGAGTGTGCGGTGCGGCCAGCTGAAGCCGTCGTCGGCGCAGAGCGCGGCGACCATCGCCGCAGTGAACGCCGTATTCGTGGTTCTCCAGTCGCTAGTCCACTCGGTCTTGCGGGATTTCTTGAAGTAACCGATTGTGGTTGAGTCAGCCGCCCCTCTGCTCTGGGCAAAAAGGTTTGCGTGGCCTGCACTGGTCTGTGCCTGCGTAAACAGCGACTTGTTCGTGCTGTTGTCCGCCGCTATTGCCGCAGACGTTGTAACAGCGCCGGTGCTGCTCGTGTTATGACACGTTGCGCACCTGCTTGAGCCCTTGTGGCAGTTACGGCAGTGCGGGCCGAAATTCTGTTCATCCTCCGGATTGAACACCATAGACCGACCTCAGTGCCTTGGCTGCACATCGTGGCCGTATGCCAGGTCGTAATCGGCCTTCGAAGGCGTATCGGTTCCGCTCCGTAACGCTCGATCCTCACTGAAGAGCGGCGCCCGGATGGTGTGCTTGCCCGCGTTACCGTCGTGACAATCGGTGCAGAAGTCGCTTACGCTCCAGACGTTACACGGAGCACCCACGTCCGCCTGCGAGCTTGTACTGTCATAGTTTTCTATGAACTTGTCCACCGGTGCTACCGTGCCCGAGTTTTCCCAGACTCTTAGCGCCTCTGAACGGCGCACATTGAAACCGAGGAAGCCCGCGGGCTTGCCGTTACTCAAGCCGTAGTTTGTCGTTACACCCAGAGTGTTAGACCTCTTCCACAGGGTTCTGGCGTTACCCATAGGAGAGTCCCAGTCGATCGGGATCTTGTTGACCGGATACGACGTCGTGTTGTCGAACTCGTAGAGATTAGCCGTGATATAGTCCGGAATCTCTTGACCAGCCGTAATTGTCGCAACACGCTCCGCTCCCAAGATTGGCAAGCCGAGTGAGTCGAAAGCGATATTCGCCATCGCTGTGCCGCCGAGCGTCAAGATGCCGCTGCCTACGTTGGGTGTAGTCGTCGAGGCGATCTCACGGTCAGGGTTCTTGATCAGAAGCCAGGAGCCTGAGAGCCAGAACGGTTTGTTGGTGCGCTGCGGGTTGTTAATTTTCTTCAGCGCGTTAATCCAGTCGTCACCACCGGAGTTTACGATACCGTAAACTTTGCCGTTCAGGACTTGATTGCTCTGCGGCGTCACCGCGCTGTCTACTACAGCGCGTATGCCGACCGCATCTCCGGCGTTGTTGAAGCCGAGCATGCGCGCCGGGTTGGCGTGCGGGCTGTGGCAGTCGAAGCAGGAGAAACCGCCCTGCCAGTAGTTAGGCGTAAACGCGGGGTAGGTGTCGTCCGGCGCTTTCCACTTGCCGGTGCTTATGCCGAAGCCCATGGTGTGGCCGACGTTGTACTCGGTGGTAAAGGCGTCGTCGTTGTCCATCTGGATGTTGTATCCGCTTCCCGCGCCGGTGCCGTGGCACCAATCGCACGCCTCGAACCTGGTGTCCGAGCGGAGCAACTTGAACTTGCCCGCCGCGCGGTGGACCGCGTGGCACTCACGACACCGGTGGGTGGACGTGAGGTAGCCGCCGTGCGGGCCTGATGCAAACACGACGTTGCTGGGGTCGGTAGCCCCTGTTACGGCTAGACCGGTTGCTTGGTCAAACTGCGCGCCGCCCGCAACGTAGTCCTGGGCGTCGTTGTAGTTGTAGCCGTCAACGCCGGCCGTATACGGGCTGTTCCAGGTGCCGTACCTGTGGGTGCTTGACGCGTAAATACTCGTTGGAGTCGAGCCCGCATAGACGCCGGAGACGGTGGCTGCGCCTTCTTCCCAGTAGCGATAATCTTTTGCCGCCCCGCTATGACCCGTAGGCGTATACGAGGTAGGTGGGATTACGGTCGTCCCATCTCCCGCCGCCGCAAACGCCGCGCTGCTCGCTGTAAGGACGAGACTGGTAGTCATAAGAACTACAAATCTTTTCCTCATCTCTATCACCTCCTTTCCTTGCGGGATTTTATAAGAATGCCCGAACAAGGGCGTAGGGGAATGGCGAGAAAAGGTCTCGTTCTCAAAATTGAACAAGTTATAGACAGTCCTTGGTCTTCGATACAGGTCGTCGGCCATATATCTCCTGAAAAACAATAAAGCGACTAACCGATTATGCGATTAGTTCGATCCTTGCCGTGACGAATACTACAATTCTTGTAAAAGGCTTCACATAATTGCCGGCCACTTACATGTAAAACCAAGGAAGAAATGCGGCTTGACCGCAAGCGTTCTTCCCTGTGCCTGCTCGAACCCGGCGCTATATCATGGCGCCGACCCGGCATGCACAAGGCCACATACTAGAGGAAGCATTATTGAGTTGACTTTGGGCGGTAGATGCTTAAACAGCAAGCAATCGTCGTAATTATATGGGGAGCGTGAATAATAGTCAAGCACTCTTTGCGCGATAGATTACTATAAAATGCTCCGCTGACCAGCGATTATCTGCAGCTCGTGGTCCATACAGCCAATGATACGATGTCTCAATGGCTGTATGCAGCGATGGTGCGCCGGGCCAAGTCCAGCCGAGCTTTCGCGGAAATACTTATGAGATTGCGTCTCACAGCAAGATATTTTAGAAGACCGGAGTAATTTTCGATATTATGGATGGGCCTGCTAAACCAGCTCTTTTTGTTGTTGATGTCTTTGGCGCCTGGTATAATTATTTAGGGGTTCCCGTGCCCTTTTAGGAGGGCTTGTTCGCCAATAGGGGCTTGCGAACCCGGTAAGCTTGGAGGTGTTGTTTTGACGGCCAGTAAAGCGAAGGCCAATATGCGTAAAAGCGAGAGAGGCGATGGTACCGGAGGGATGGGCGGCGGAAACCTAGCCGCAAAGCGAAAGCTGGCCCTGGTCGCTTTCGCGTTTTCCGGGATGGCGGCTCTCATCTATGAGGTATTATGGTCGCGGGAGTTGTCGCTTATCTTCGGCTCGACTGTCTACGCGGTATCGATGATGCTCGCCTCATTTATGTCCGGTTTGTCGCTCGGAGCCATTATCGGCGGCAGGTTGGCGGATAAGAGCAAGAATCTCTTCGCTATGTTCGGCCTGCTGGAAATCGGTATCGCGGTCTTCGGCCTGCTTACCATCCCGCTCGTGCAGGCGTTGCCGACCCTGTATTTCTATGTCTACGACACCCTGCGCCCCAGTTTTTTCGTATTCTTCATAATCCAGCTGCTTCTTTCATATATTATCATGCTTATCCCGACGACCTTTATGGGAGCGACCTTTCCGGTCGTCGCGAAGATCAACACGGTCTCACTCGAGGAACTTGGGAATGATGTCGGTGACGCGTATTCGGTCAACACTATCGGCTCTATATTCGGGTCGCTCGGCGCGGGGTTTCTGCTCATCCCGCTCATCGGCGTAAAAGCGACGACGTTCGTAGCAGCGGGCCTAAACCTCGGCGTGGCTTTACTCATGATCATCACCGCAAGGTCGACCGAGGGCAAGCGGTGGTTTTCTATGGGGGTGATGGCGCTGGTTCTCGCCGCCCTCTTCGGGCTTTTTACCCAGCAAGCCACCTACGCGCATAATTTTTATCGTATCGGTGATTTTAAATCATACGATGAGTATCGCACCTTCAGAGACGGCTTGCGTCCGCTGTTTTTTGCGGACGACGTCCACGGGCGCATCGCTGTGCTCGAAGAGCCAAACGGCAACCGCTTTCTCCAGAATTCAGGGAAAATAGAAGGGGCAAACAGTGACTTCGACAAGCAGACGACCTCGCTGCTGGCGCTACTGCCTATCGCCAGCGCTGAGAACCCCAAGTCTATACTGATAATAGGGCTGGGCACCGGGTTTACATCGCTCGCCGCCCTTAAGACCCCTCTGGAGCGCGTCGACACCGTAGAGATTAACGAATCGGTCCTGCAGGCGTCGAAGCTTTTTGTGGGTAATGAGATAGAGTCCGACGCGCGCGCGACCATATATACAAACGACGCGCGCAACTTTCTATACACCACCGGTAAGAAGTATGACGTGATAACCTCGGAGCCGAGCTACCCGCTCTCGACGCATGTCTCACACCTTTTCACCAAGGAGTTTTACGAACTCGTCGAGAAGCACCTCAATGAGGGCGGGGCATACTGCCAGTGGATACCGAGGTATATGCTCAAAGACGAAGACACCCTGATGATGCTCAAGACATTTCAGATGGTCTTTCCTCAAACATATGCCTGGGGCTCGAACATAGGCGAGAATGAGGCGGTCGATGTTATGCTTATAGGCCTGAAAGGAGAGCGTACGCTCGATCCGGAGGCGGTCGATAAAGCGGTTCGCGGCGGCATGGAGGGCGCGGAAGGATTCGAGTTTGCGTTTTTCGGGGACCCCGCGCAGATTGCCGAGACCGTCAAAGCGACATCGATTCCCATTAACATCGACGACCGGCCGCTCCTGGAGTTTAGGACCCCGCGCAACCAGGTGGAGTTCTTTGCCAATAAGGAGAGGAGCGCGTTTAGGTAGAAGAGAGTTCTTCGCCAACAAGGAGAGAAAGGCTCTTGAGTAATCGAGTGGACTGCTAAGACAGGGAAATAGAAGAGGCCCGTCGAAAGACGGGCCTCTTGGTGTGTTGTTATTAAGTTGAGAGCATCCTTTGCGGGCCTTTGCGGCGATTCTTGTGAGAAAATGCAAGCCATACGTTGTGAGTGATATTAGACGATTCTTACGGCAAGCCTCTCAGCATGACGTCGTCGTCCATATCGTC encodes:
- a CDS encoding O-antigen ligase family protein — protein: MNASASKKRFIAELDEIISWGTIGVPLIVALTFFPLIYDYFGLPKLTALYLGALFLLYFQARRWLAEGYIEVPLSPALAPVAALLLVAIISVAMSATPLASVTGRFNRYNNLPGLISCAIVFWFALKYAASKRVFVERFETFFVPAVFIIAGYGLLEIMGFDVLSMKGTHGARVSSTLGNPVFFGAFLALALPVLLAKAVMYTEKTSSKLRMRGTAAALVLFGLAMLFTSLSRGAWMGAAVGFAVVIYYWARSGQKPLRDVVLWIILLLSAFSAGVGVVSMPAGFDIGGIVDAAASSSSLASRIEIWKTSLLMIADKPLFGFGLDQTKDWFNLYMTEGLADLENTLHSRAHNIFLQMSLDGGLPLLFANLWLFIYVTLKGARHLKRNPDDYIVIGLLGSLLGSFAQGLTGIATLDQEVFVWFVMGAIVGLVSNGRQREVKARIPGGKPQVVAASALAVIVAVAALFPLGAEARYLIASEEAKSTLSKGALERARRAGKYLLVQPFFQANLARIHLIFTAEHGDPSYARNAAEIVEQGLEYAPNGSELRLVQGTTYLTIAEFTRDEADIEKAVESLEAAHKRTPLLLTVNENLLEAYMLKGDYRAVLETADFVGSFKENETHSMVARAVALEALGRRAEAERLYKETLELHPGVLRLKKRLVALRPDASRTKSASGDD
- the feoB gene encoding ferrous iron transport protein B, translating into MSKEKTAKKELGAVKTTHGGHSHAGSLAINLPEGRKKIVLAGNPNVGKSVFFNYFSGLYVDVSNYPGTTIEISQARYGDDAIVDTPGIYGVSSFNDEEIVARDIILSADMVVNVVDAVHIERDLFLTLQLIDMGLPMVVALNFMDEVEEQSIAIDVDLLSDLLGVPVVPTVAVTKRGLAEVTAALDDAREGNQDPFLHKKLHEMLSRVGSQPEALMVLEGDEHVAARHGIKPAADREIIYVRRRERVNDIVGHVVREKALAETVRQKMGRFVLNPLTGVPFLALVLYGLYQLVAVFVAQTIVGITEEAVMQGYWEPFIRGIVEPIVSESTPLGEILIGEFGVLTMTATYLLGLLLPLVLGFYLALALMEDSGYLPRLATLVDRALNAIGLNGRAVVPLILGFGCVTMATITTRLLGTEREKTIATAILQWAIPCSAQLGVITVLLAAIGGFYILLYIGIVFLTLAIIGTILARVLPGKSAPLLIDLPPLRLPRPDNVTRKAATRTYYFMKEAIPWFAIGALVVSIMKITHALTAWQNAWAPLTTGWLKLPKEASTAFVMGLVRRDFGAAGLFEMSLAPMQTLVALVTITLFVPCIASLMILLKERGLRQAIPIWLGSWVLAFGIGGILAQLLL
- a CDS encoding ferrous iron transport protein A, which codes for MCLDQVKTGEEVVIKEIPDDMAKTQFIRFGIGEGSSVICHTKVPFGPVVLRKNRQEIAIGRELAKTITVERSAHVQGKNG
- a CDS encoding transcriptional repressor; translation: MRPETQQFMKFIETKGLLFTTERKSVAEEVFSSHDHLDAEEVLKKLKSAGSKASRATVYRTLDLLVESGLVEKIDLGEGRSAYEHTAGHPHHDHLVCTVCGEVWEFEEPLIEQLQEWACEKAGFKAIGHSLNIYGWCAKCKLAVKA
- a CDS encoding O-antigen ligase family protein: MRKKTETKEENTFAPLVAVLAASLMLLPLVMYPFMADVYALPKATLLSVSTLLLLFLYFRYAVAARGFTVYRSPLDGIVFLYVAAVTVSLLISDQPLLGLVGKYKRYEGLPALFSFAVVYFIAAQTIRDEKSLERLLKVLAVGLIPVVLYGFAQAAGYDFPGVLLFERRAQSSLGNPIVLGTYLVVMLPLLYGLGKNSSQPNWRSLSWLSMPALFVCLLLTESRGALVGLGASMVALFALGRPPAAAHAKKKRRNPAERGGRMRVIYIVVAVLVVLIALFAVLPTDNLGKRAVSTFAFSEGSVATRIEIWKASLAMVADRPLTGFGLEQMGYRFTQFKTDRHSKIAPSAVTDRAHNDFLQTAVDSGLLGLLFYLWMIIAVALSLYRGRRATPYAGALFAALTGYFAQAQTGIPAVFMTPLVWMLLAVAMNLSGRSRAVRVELPAWLGSPASAYVVGAACAVLALASFLPVAADLRIHKGQQAAWESFETVAPERAAPHIESALRLYPYQTAYSRMAAEFYLDYAVYAGNDIFAQRAALIAEQGLALNERDFELTYYAGEASLLSYRFKENPLSLARAQDYFEATEKLWPQVDFIDSRLLEVALLRGDNEKALAKAREMVDEGQEDVRAYYVLLAEARRLDDDEQVTKYLKIIEKMQPGVLERTEGR
- a CDS encoding diguanylate cyclase; this encodes MGKNDTMNIAIIGAGNEGFYLVSALNECQSANIVGFCGRGGDRLNAALVSELNIPVFERLEELPSIGDVDIIIDVGPSDEGLSDSLETLGDVEVVRGRGADIMRVLAEKSRGHHESVESIFASAVELAAKKESKSIYRAIVEGAIELTGCATGSLLIFDERREICRLADAVGYAKDLEDYTSWEIEPGGITELLLDKENPLYIADAAQEPRFDNPVMNEGTMSVIATALREGETVIGLLFVGDFVNRAFSDNQFRVFYAYAAQAAMALQKALLLEKNEKLTTTDALTGLNNSRHFFELLDSEIRRAKRYGGYFSVLMMDIDNLALINDAMGHAKGDWAIKRVAEIINSCSRLTDYKARYGGDEFALVLPSTSCPQASVLANRIRRQVNDVFISGNQDEMRLSISVGIAEFPCLGTDADSLVAAVNTALTVCKRRGRNLVCCYEDSGEPASMS